The Paramisgurnus dabryanus chromosome 1, PD_genome_1.1, whole genome shotgun sequence genome includes a window with the following:
- the lzts2b gene encoding leucine zipper putative tumor suppressor 2 homolog: protein MALVQSLPVSVDHPAPGLDARIHRRSPTSPPSRRAMGQVGNLIPNHFTHHDRGHLEVSTKFRKGTPDSGWVLPETSQDFLLGSRTPSSKRRAIVGRGKGFGSRSYSHEDLIMDRNDKDGPPKLVPVSGQLERNIQQAIIRPTAFKPVIPRSRNGMQFLSPRQGGALSGSQGNLSMFSLGDEDVTPVVTERRSSYSGARNGLLSHSFNVTDNSLSNIPAYNSPVSQSEPARHHGHSNSDSGRSSSSKSTGSMGGRCPPLSDMGSSGPSPPPIEVYEMIVRELEEKLKGRDLELQQLRENLDENEVAICQVYEERQKRSELEMEEFRQTCAAKMQKASHKAQRELQLVQVQLFQLQQEKKQQHDEMTKLLQERQTLEERCAVCEREHVQLGPRLEETKWEVCQKSGEISLLKQQLKDLQADLAQRAGELVTLRGQLREARSELQTCHGHLQEAHTASRTRTLELEVCENELQRRKSENELLREKMSRLEEESSRLRETLSVSSSNRGGGASGEERRLTNESEELKASKQHADRLKAELAYERQTLSDQAAAFESERKSWEEEKDKVIRYQKQLQQNYIKMYTRNRELDRSLRDLRLELEMRDQDDESSGNEVTFDDIAATEI from the exons ATGGCGCTGGTCCAGTCTCTCCCTGTGTCCGTCGATCATCCGGCACCAGGCCTGGACGCTCGTATCCACCGGCGCTCCCCAACCTCTCCTCCATCAAGGAGAGCAATGGGTCAGGTCGGTAACTTGATTCCCAACCATTTCACCCATCATGACCGAGGACACCTCGAGGTCAGCACCAAGTTTCGTAAGGGCACGCCAGACTCAGGATGGGTGCTGCCAGAGACCTCGCAGGATTTTCTGCTTGGAAGTCGGACCCCGTCCAGTAAGAGGAGGGCTATCGTTGGCAGAGGAAAGGGTTTCGGTTCTCGCTCGTATTCGCATGAAGACTTGATAATGGACAGGAATGATAAAGACGGACCTCCGAAACTGGTCCCCGTGTCAGGCCAGTTAGAAAGG AACATTCAGCAGGCCATTATCAGACCCACTGCCTTCAAACCCGTCATCCCCAGGAGTCGCAACGGCATGCAGTTCCTCTCTCCACGGCAAGGGGGCGCTCTGTCTGGAAGCCAAGGTAACCTTAGCATGTTTTCATTAGGAGATGAGGACGTCACCCCGGTAGTAACAGAACGACGCAGTTCTTACAGCGGAGCTCGAAACGGTTTGTTGAGCCACTCTTTCAACGTGACGGACAACTCCTTATCAAACATTCCTGCCTATAACAGCCCTGTGAGCCAAAGTGAGCCAGCTAGACATCACGGACACTCCAACTCCGACAGCGGACGCTCTTCATCCAGCAAGAGCACGGGGTCTATGGGTGGTCGCTGTCCGCCGCTGTCAGACATGGGGTCAAGTGGACCTTCACCGCCTCCTATAGAAGTCTACGAGATGATTGTGAGAGAACTGGAAGAGAAACTGAAAGGTAGAGACCTGGAGCTTCAGCAGCTCAGAGAGAACCTGGATGAGAACGAAGTAGCTATCTGTCAA GTGTACGAGGAGAGGCAGAAACGCAGTGAGCTGGAGATGGAGGAGTTCAGGCAGACTTGCGCAGCTAAAATGCAGAAAGCGTCTCATAAAGCGCAGCGAGAACTTCAGCTGGTTCAGGTGCAGCTCTTTCAGCTTCAGCAGGAGAAGAAGCAGCAGCACGACGAGATGACCAAGCTCCTGCAGGAGCGTCAGACACTCGAGGAGCGATGTGCCGTCTGTGAACGAGAACACGTCCAGCTGGGTCCCAGACTGGAGGAGACCAAATGGGAG GTGTGTCAGAAGTCTGGTGAGATTTCACTGCTGAAGCAGCAACTGAAAGACCTTCAGGCTGATCTGGCCCAACGCGCCGGTGAGCTGGTGACTCTCCGCGGGCAGCTGAGGGAGGCGCGCTCGGAGCTACAGACCTGCCACGGTCACCTACAGGAGGCTCACACGGCGTCACGGACCCGAACCCTGGAGCTCGAGGTCTGCGAGAATGAACTGCAGCGTCGCAAGAGCGAAAACGAGCTGCTAAGAGAGAAGATGAGTCGTCTCGAGGAAGAATCGTCTCGCCTGCGTGAAACTCTGAGTGTGAGCTCCTCCAACAGAGGAGGCGGGGCATCTGGGGAGGAACGGCGACTAACCAATGAAAGTGAGGAATTAAAAGCATCAAAGCAGCATGCAGACAGGTTGAAGGCGGAGCTCGCGTACGAACGTCAGACTTTGTCTGATCAGGCCGCTGCGTTTGAGAGCGAAAGAAAGAGTTGGGAAGAGGAAAAAGATAAAGTGATTCGCTATCAGAAACAGCTTCAGCAGAACTACATAAAGATGTACACAAGAAATCGAGAACTCGATCGATCTCTCCGTGACCTCAGACTGGAGCTGGAGATGAGAGACCAGGACGATGAGAGCAGTGGAAATGAAGTCACCTTTGATGACATTGCCGCAACTGAGATCTAG